The following coding sequences are from one Lolium rigidum isolate FL_2022 chromosome 6, APGP_CSIRO_Lrig_0.1, whole genome shotgun sequence window:
- the LOC124659013 gene encoding disease resistance protein RGA5-like has translation MEIAMVALRPALSKLGDLLVGEFTLEKRVRKGIESLVRELTLMHAALRKVAKVPPDQLDEGVKIWAGNVRDLSYQMEDIVDAFMVRVEGAAEPANPKNKVKKLLKKTIKLFKKGRDLHHLSDALEEAVGQAKQLAELRQRYEQEMGNTNAGASVDPRLMAMYRDVKELVGIEETRDELINMLTEGDDWVKHPLKTVSIVGFGGLGKTTLAKAVYDKIKVQFDCGAFISVSQSPDTKKLLKDILFELDKNKYENIYNVEREEKHLIDELIEFLNNKRYLIVVDDIWDTNVWELIKCAFFKDSIGSRLITTTRILTVSEACCSSSDDIYRMKPLSNDVSRRLFYKRVFSQEKVCPPELVNVCEDILKKCGGIPLAIITIASLLASNYMTKTKDQWFDLLNSIGRGLTEHRSLEQMKKILLLSYYDLPFHLKPCLLYLSMYPEDYRIMRDDLILRWIAEGFVYHEKQKSSLFELGVCYFNELVNRNMIQLVVIGVEEYGEKACRVHDMVLDLIRSLSSKENFVTILDSTGSKVPSAQNKVHRLSIQNTRNVDLATTNMAQVRSVAVFGNGTGQMPLVKGCKVLRVLALEDSSISDIGYVDNMLHLRYIRLKHTKVQELPVDIGNLHFLQTLDLKDSTIVKLPSSIVLLRNLTCLRINEYIQLPSGMDCLTSLEVLEALRVGHMPDCFNLDMVKELCHLNKLRVLKLILICLDESMQKDFMKSLSNLHKLESLYINGTHIRFDFMQEGWVPPPQLRSLNLNGEFKSLPSWISLSLFPLLSFLSIKVYNVRPEDIRLLGMLPTLRVVDFQRINFMKTIKSKDDALEMLDTTVGAFPCATRLWFLSVPVIPSTFPRGAAPRLKNVWFGSPAMSIARGDFDLGMGHLPSLETVQFSIWPKGSSDSVVDEAEVAVRAAARDHPNSLDLSIRKL, from the exons ATGGAGATCGCCATGGTGGCCCTCCGCCCTGCCCTCTCGAAGCTCGGCGATCTGCTCGTCGGTGAGTTCACATTGGAGAAGCGCGTGAGGAAAGGCATCGAGTCTCTCGTGAGAGAGCTGACGCTGATGCACGCCGCCCTTCGCAAGGTGGCAAAAGTGCCGCCAGATCAGCTCGACGAGGGGGTCAAGATCTGGGCTGGAAATGTCAGGGATTTATCCTACCAGATGGAGGACATTGTTGATGCTTTCATGGTTCGTGTGGAGGGCGCTGCCGAGCCTGCCAACCCGAAGAACAAAGTCAAGAAGTTACTCAAGAAGACCAtcaaattgttcaagaaagggaggGATCTCCATCATCTCTCCGATGCCCTAGAAGAAGCGGTTGGCCAAGCAAAGCAGTTGGCGGAGTTGCGTCAAAGGTACGAGCAAGAGATGGGGAATACCAACGCTGGTGCTAGCGTAGACCCTCGCTTGATGGCCATGTACAGAGATGTGAAAGAGCTCGTTGGCATTGAAGAAACACGAGACGAGTTGATCAACATGTTGACCGAAGGTGATGATTGGGTGAAGCATCCGCTAAAGACGGTCTCCATTGTTGGATTCGGCGGGTTAGGCAAGACAACTCTTGCAAAAGCAGTGTATGACAAGATTAAAGTGCAATTTGATTGCGGTGCTTTCATTTCGGTTTCTCAGAGTCCTGACACGAAGAAACTCTTGAAGGATATTCTCTTTGAACTTGACAAGAACAAATATGAAAACATTTATAATGTAGAAAGGGAAGAGAAGCATCTCATTGACGAACTGATTGAATTCCTTAACAACAAGAG GTACCTCATTGTAGTTGATGACATATGGGATACCAATGTGTGGGAATTAATCAAGTGTGCCTTTTTCAAGGACAGTATCGGGAGTCGACTAATCACGACAACCCGTATTCTAACTGTGTCTGAAGCATGTTGTTCTTCTAGTGATGATATTTACAGAATGAAGCCTCTTTCTAATGATGTCTCAAGAAGACTCTTCTATAAAAGAGTATTTTCTCAAGAAAAAGTGTGTCCCCCTGAATTGGTGAATGTATGTGAAGATATCTTGAAGAAATGTGGTGGGATACCGCTAGCCATTATCACTATAGCAAGTCTTCTGGCTAGCAATTATATGACAAAAACAAAGGATCAATGGTTTGATTTGCTCAATTCCATTGGTCGTGGACTTACAGAACATCGCAGTTtggagcagatgaagaagataTTATTGTTAAGCTATTATGATCTACCTTTCCATCTGAAGCCTTGTTTGCTATATCTAAGTATGTATCCAGAAGACTACAGGATTATGAGAGATGATCTTATATTGAGGTGGATAGCAGAAGGCTTTGTTTACCATGAGAAACAAAAATCTAGTTTATTTGAGCTCGGGGTCTGTTATTTCAATGAGCTTGTAAATAGAAACATGATCCAGCTAGTGGTTATCGGTGTAGAAGAATATGGGGAGAAAGCTTGTCGTGTACATGACATGGTTCTTGATCTCATACGTTCCTTGTCGAGTAAAGAAAACTTTGTCACCATATTGGATAGTACTGGGAGCAAGGTACCTAGTGCACAAAACAAGGTTCACAGATTATCCATCCAAAATACTAGAAACGTAGACTTGGCTACCACCAACATGGCACAAGTGAGATCTGTTGCTGTTTTCGGAAATGGCACTGGCCAAATGCCACTTGTTAAGGGTTGTAAAGTTCTGCGTGTATTGGCTTTAGAAGACTCCAGTATTTCAGATATTGGGTACGTGGACAATATGTTGCACTTGAGGTACATAAGGTTAAAGCATACAAAAGTTCAAGAGCTTCCGGTGGATATAGGAAACCTGCATTTTCTGCAAACATTGGACTTGAAAGATTCAACCATAGTCAAATTGCCATCAAGCATAGTTTTGTTAAGAAATTTGACGTGCCTACGTATCAATGAATATATACAGCTGCCGTCTGGGATGGATTGTTTGACATCGCTTGAAGTGCTAGAGGCACTGCGGGTTGGCCACATGCCAGACTGTTTTAACCTAGACATGGTGAAAGAGTTGTGCCATCTGAACAAGTTGAGGGTGCTCAAGTTAATTTTGATTTGTTTGGATGAAAGCATGCAAAAAGATTTTATGAAGTCCCTAAGTAATCTGCATAAATTGGAAAGTCTATATATTAATGGCACTCATATAAGGTTCGATTTCATGCAGGAAGGCTGGGTGCCTCCTCCACAGCTCCGCTCATTAAATTTGAATGGAGAGTTCAAATCACTGCCATCATGGATTAGCCTATCATTATTTCCTCTCCTGTCCTTTCTGAGCATAAAGGTGTATAACGTGCGGCCAGAGGACATTAGGCTCCTCGGGATGTTGCCCACTCTTCGTGTTGTGGATTTTCAGAGGATTAATTTCATGAAGACCATAAAATCAAAGGATGATGCACTAGAGATGTTGGACACTACTGTTGGTGCCTTCCCATGTGCGACAAGGTTATGGTTCTTAAGTGTTCCTGTGATACCATCTACATTCCCACGAGGAGCTGCACCAAGGCTTAAAAATGTTTGGTTCGGCTCGCCAGCTATGTCTATCGCCCGTGGCGACTTCGATCTAGGCATGGGGCACCTCCCTTCTCTCGAGACCGTCCAGTTCAGCATTTGGCCTAAGGGATCTAGCGATTCGGTGGTGGATGAAGCAGAGGTTGCGGTGAGAGCCGCAGCAAGAGACCATCCCAACAGTCTCGACCTTTCAATCAGGAAACTATAA